The proteins below come from a single Vidua chalybeata isolate OUT-0048 chromosome 1, bVidCha1 merged haplotype, whole genome shotgun sequence genomic window:
- the ACTR3B gene encoding actin-related protein 3B, translated as MASCLPPCVIDGGTGYTKLGYAGNTEPQFIIPSCIAIRESAKVGDQAQRRVMKGVDDLDFFIGDEAIDKPTYATKWPIRHGIVEDWDLMERFMEQVIFKYLRAEPEDHYFLMTEPPLNTPENREYLAEIMFESFNIPGLYIAVQAVLALAASWTSRQVGERTLTGIVIDSGDGVTHVIPVAEGYVIGSCIKHIPIAGRDITYFIQQLLREREVGIPPEQSLETAKAIKEKYCYICPDIVKEFAKYDGDSRRWIKQYTGINAINKTKFVIDVGYERFLGPEIFFHPEFANPDFMESISDVVDEVIQNCPIDVRRPLYKNVVLSGGSTMFRDFGRRLQRDLKRVVDARLRLSEELSGGRIKPKPVEVQVITHHMQRYAVWFGGSMLASTPEFFQVCHTKKDYEEYGPSICRHNPVFGVMS; from the exons GTATACAAAGCTTGGCTATGCAGGAAATACAGAACCTCAGTTCATTATCCCATCAT GTATTGCAATCCGAGAGTCAGCCAAAGTGGGGGACCAGGCTCAGAGGAGGGTAATGAAAGGTGTTGATGATCTGGACTTTTTCATAGGAGATGAAGCCATAGATAAACCTACCTATGCTACAAAG TGGCCTATCCGACATGGAATTGTTGAAGACTGGGACCTCATGGAGAGGTTCATGGAGCAAGTCATTTTTAAGTACCTTCGAGCTGAGCCTGAGGATCACTATTTTTTAATG ACAGAGCCTCCACTGAACACACCAGAAAACAGAGAATACCTTGCAGAAATCATGTTTGAATCGTTTAACATCCCAGGACTTTACATtgctgtgcag GCAGTGTTGGCCTTAGCTGCCTCCTGGACGTCACGGCAGGTTGGGGAGCGGACTCTGACTGGGATTGTCATCGACAGTGGTGACGGAGTGACCCACGTGATCCCCGTG GCAGAAGGCTATGTAATTGGAAGTTGCATCAAACATATTCCTATTGCAGGTAGAGATATTACTTACTTTATTCAACAGCTTCTAAGGGAAAGGGAGGTAGGAATTCCTCCTGAACAATCTCTGGAGACAGCAAAAGCCATAAAG GAGAAATACTGTTACATTTGCCCCGACATAGTGAAGGAATTTGCCAAGTACGATGGGGACTCTCGCAGGTGGATCAAACAATACACGGGCATCAACGCCATCAACAAAACTAAGTTTGTAATAGATGTTGGTTACGAGAGGTTCCTCGGGCCAGAAATCTTCTTCCATCCCGAG TTTGCTAACCCTGATTTCATGGAATCCATTTCGGATGTAGTTGATGAGGTCATACAGAACTGTCCCATTGATGTCCGGCGGCCGTTATACAAG AATGTGGTCCTCTCAGGAGGATCCACAATGTTCAGGGACTTTGGACGACGACTGCAAAGGGATTTGAAGAGAGTGGTGGATGCGAGACTGCGGCTCAGTGAGGAGCTCAGTGGTGGTCGGATAAAA CCCAAACCAGTGGAAGTTCAAGTGATAACACATCACATGCAGCGTTATGCAGTTTGGTTTGGAGGTTCCATGCTGGCTTCAACA ccAGAGTTTTTCCAAGTATGTCACACCAAGAAGGACTATGAAGAGTATGGCCCTAGTATTTGTCGTCATAATCCCGTTTTTGGAGTCATGTCATAA